A window of Streptomyces marispadix contains these coding sequences:
- a CDS encoding NAD(P)/FAD-dependent oxidoreductase — translation MFDVIVVGARCAGSPTAMLLARAGYRVLLLDRSEHGTDTLSTHVIHQPGVAALGRWGLLDRIRATGCPPIDKVLYQVADIRLEGCSGGVDGHHAAYAPRRYLLDPVLADAAAEAGVEYRSRCTVTGLLRDENGRVQGVRARHEGREFTERARLLIGADGMRSTVASLCGAPIVQETPRLTCAYYSYWDHESSRLELHERPGGWVAAVPTNDRTTLVLAYFPQSSFEDVRADAERSYLEQIRVTAPGLYEVLRGKSRTERLRGTGHQRNFFRQATGPGWALVGDAGHHKDSITARGITDAFLQAECLTGHVEDALGEGGQPRLDEALAAYSGDRDNLMSESYSAALSAARLEIHPKRLSLLRAVQSDPGLTSTYFDIFAGIRPATALYTPQLLARL, via the coding sequence ATGTTCGACGTCATCGTGGTGGGCGCCCGGTGCGCCGGATCACCCACGGCCATGTTGCTCGCGCGTGCCGGATACCGGGTGCTTCTGCTCGACAGAAGCGAACACGGTACCGACACGCTCTCCACCCATGTCATCCACCAGCCCGGAGTCGCCGCGCTCGGCCGCTGGGGACTCCTCGACCGGATACGCGCCACCGGCTGCCCGCCCATCGACAAGGTGCTCTACCAGGTGGCGGACATACGCCTCGAAGGGTGCAGCGGGGGCGTCGACGGCCACCATGCCGCTTACGCACCCCGCCGGTATCTCCTCGATCCCGTACTGGCCGACGCCGCCGCCGAAGCCGGCGTCGAGTACCGCTCCCGGTGCACGGTCACCGGGCTGCTGCGCGACGAGAACGGCCGCGTCCAGGGGGTGCGGGCGCGGCACGAGGGACGCGAATTCACCGAGCGCGCACGGCTGTTGATCGGAGCGGACGGGATGCGCTCCACGGTCGCCTCGCTGTGCGGCGCTCCGATCGTGCAGGAGACGCCTCGCCTGACCTGCGCCTACTACTCCTACTGGGACCACGAGTCCTCGCGGCTCGAACTCCACGAGAGACCCGGGGGCTGGGTCGCCGCGGTCCCGACCAACGACCGTACGACCCTCGTTCTCGCCTACTTTCCGCAGTCGTCCTTCGAGGACGTACGTGCCGACGCCGAGCGGTCCTATCTCGAACAGATACGTGTCACCGCCCCCGGCTTATACGAGGTGCTGCGGGGCAAGTCGCGTACCGAACGGCTGCGCGGCACCGGGCATCAGCGCAACTTCTTCCGCCAGGCGACGGGCCCGGGATGGGCGCTCGTCGGCGACGCCGGACACCACAAGGACTCCATCACCGCACGCGGAATCACCGATGCGTTCCTCCAGGCGGAGTGCCTGACGGGGCACGTCGAGGACGCGCTCGGAGAGGGTGGACAGCCGCGTCTGGACGAGGCATTGGCGGCCTACTCCGGCGACCGGGACAATCTGATGTCGGAGAGTTACAGTGCCGCGCTCTCGGCCGCCAGGCTGGAAATCCACCCGAAGCGGCTGTCGTTGCTGCGCGCGGTGCAGTCCGACCCCGGTCTCACATCGACCTACTTCGACATATTTGCCGGAATCCGGCCCGCCACCGCGCTGTACACACCCCAACTCCTCGCCCGGCTATAG